The following coding sequences lie in one Streptomyces venezuelae genomic window:
- the cydC gene encoding thiol reductant ABC exporter subunit CydC codes for MTSYVKAAAVPGPARGTRPTARLLLHHLLPYWRRLLPAALAAAGSELAAAALMATAAWLITRAAEQPPLAAVSVAIVAVRALALGRGALRYVDRLLGHDGVLHAVAGFRARVFEALVPLAPAGTPAFRSGDLLTRLVDDVDAAQDLLLRVMIPATAAFVVAAAATGTVAVLLPGAGVLLGLLLAVAGILVPAAVLVLSRRAGRVEKAARAELAAVTVDLTQGAADLAAYGARGRTHDRARAVTAHIAELERHKALTTSLAQAMVLVLQGAATVGVTWLALRAHAAGDLPAVQLTVLAVLALVSFEALAPLPAAARRFVEVRASAQRLADLFDTPAPVADPRTPDPLPTDAPLDVTITDLRVRHVQDNPPALDGANLRLPAGRRVVLIGASGSGKSTLIAALMRFVPYEAGSIRVGGRELSDCTGADARRAITGMTQDAHVFHATIRANLVLAAPGATDAELREAARRARILDWIESLPEGWETVLGGDGATMSGGQRRRLLLARALLADPPVLVLDEPTEGLDPDTAAEVLADILDATRGRTTLLVTHERAGLAGADEIVTLDRGRIRPATPEDLDTATDGLAAMAL; via the coding sequence TCGTACGTCAAGGCCGCCGCCGTCCCCGGGCCCGCCCGGGGAACGCGCCCCACCGCCCGTCTCCTCCTCCACCACCTCCTGCCGTACTGGCGCAGGCTGCTGCCCGCCGCGCTCGCCGCGGCCGGCAGTGAGCTCGCCGCCGCCGCACTGATGGCCACCGCCGCCTGGCTCATCACCCGTGCCGCCGAGCAGCCGCCCCTCGCCGCGGTGAGCGTCGCGATCGTCGCCGTACGGGCCCTCGCCCTCGGGCGCGGGGCACTCCGGTACGTCGACCGGCTCCTCGGCCACGACGGCGTGCTGCACGCCGTCGCCGGCTTCCGCGCCCGGGTGTTCGAGGCGCTCGTGCCGCTCGCCCCGGCCGGCACCCCCGCCTTCCGCAGCGGCGACCTGCTGACCCGCCTCGTCGACGACGTGGACGCCGCCCAGGACCTGCTGCTGCGGGTGATGATCCCGGCGACCGCGGCGTTCGTGGTCGCCGCGGCCGCCACCGGAACCGTCGCCGTACTGCTGCCGGGAGCGGGCGTGCTGCTCGGTCTGCTGCTCGCCGTGGCGGGCATCCTCGTGCCCGCCGCGGTCCTCGTCCTGTCCCGCCGCGCCGGCCGCGTCGAGAAGGCGGCCCGCGCCGAACTCGCCGCCGTCACCGTGGACCTGACACAGGGCGCCGCCGACCTCGCCGCGTACGGCGCCCGCGGCCGCACCCACGACCGGGCCCGCGCCGTCACCGCACACATCGCCGAACTGGAGCGCCACAAGGCGCTGACCACGTCGCTCGCCCAAGCGATGGTGCTCGTGCTGCAGGGCGCCGCGACGGTCGGCGTGACCTGGCTCGCCCTGCGCGCCCACGCCGCGGGCGACCTGCCCGCCGTGCAGCTCACCGTCCTCGCCGTCCTCGCGCTCGTCTCCTTCGAGGCGCTCGCACCGCTGCCCGCCGCCGCCCGCCGCTTCGTCGAGGTCCGGGCCTCCGCACAGCGCCTCGCCGACCTCTTCGACACCCCGGCGCCCGTCGCCGACCCCCGGACCCCGGACCCGCTGCCCACCGACGCACCACTCGACGTGACCATCACCGACCTGCGGGTCCGCCACGTCCAGGACAACCCCCCGGCCCTGGACGGTGCGAACCTGCGGCTGCCGGCCGGCCGTCGAGTGGTGCTCATCGGGGCCAGCGGGTCCGGTAAATCCACCCTGATCGCGGCGCTCATGCGGTTCGTGCCGTACGAAGCGGGCAGCATCCGCGTCGGCGGCCGCGAACTCAGCGACTGCACGGGCGCCGACGCCCGCCGCGCCATCACCGGCATGACGCAGGACGCGCACGTCTTCCACGCCACGATCCGCGCCAACCTCGTCCTCGCCGCCCCCGGCGCCACCGACGCCGAACTGCGCGAGGCGGCCCGCAGGGCCAGGATCCTGGACTGGATCGAATCACTGCCGGAGGGCTGGGAGACCGTGCTCGGCGGGGACGGCGCCACCATGTCGGGAGGCCAGCGCCGCCGTCTGCTCCTTGCCCGCGCGCTCCTCGCCGACCCGCCCGTCCTCGTCCTCGACGAACCCACCGAAGGCCTCGACCCGGACACCGCGGCCGAGGTGCTCGCCGACATCCTCGACGCCACCCGCGGCCGCACCACGCTCCTGGTCACGCACGAGCGCGCGGGCCTCGCGGGCGCCGACGAGATCGTCACCCTGGACCGGGGCCGGATCCGCCCCGCCACCCCCGAGGACCTCGACACCGCGACGGACGGCCTCGCCGCCATGGCGCTCTGA